From one Gimesia sp. genomic stretch:
- a CDS encoding DUF1583 domain-containing protein: MKCSVYAMLILILGGISAPVLAQSETREAYFSFRGEEFDNKLLVPLGRGTVRLFQPRPEGLLFRIPAGHKLPTLGISPRFQIEGDFEITAAYEVPVWKDPKAGYGLGPSLYLKLNDEAGSAVALGRLLRPGKKHVFSTMLSSTVDEKRNYDVKLYDTSVNSGKLKLVRTGGLLKFLVTEDSSDEFRELRQVELGTADVELLRLGAQQSDPETPVQVLWKDLSITATRFPNHPDSLAKGKQLHVPSYHPAPQPESFSLYWSLAAGIGLVVVIGGVLWVRKRG, translated from the coding sequence ATGAAGTGTTCTGTCTACGCTATGCTGATCCTGATTCTGGGAGGGATATCTGCGCCGGTGCTGGCGCAATCCGAGACGCGCGAAGCCTATTTCAGCTTTCGCGGAGAAGAGTTCGATAATAAACTTCTGGTTCCCCTTGGCAGGGGAACGGTGCGATTGTTTCAGCCTCGTCCTGAAGGTTTGCTGTTCCGGATTCCTGCAGGGCATAAGCTCCCCACGCTGGGGATCAGCCCCCGTTTCCAGATTGAGGGGGATTTTGAAATCACTGCTGCCTACGAAGTGCCCGTCTGGAAAGATCCCAAAGCCGGCTATGGATTGGGACCAAGCCTTTATCTGAAACTGAATGACGAGGCTGGGTCAGCAGTCGCGCTGGGACGTCTGTTGCGCCCGGGAAAGAAGCATGTCTTCAGCACCATGCTCTCAAGTACGGTGGATGAGAAACGTAACTATGATGTGAAACTGTATGACACCAGTGTCAATTCCGGGAAATTAAAACTGGTTCGGACCGGCGGACTCTTGAAGTTCCTGGTCACGGAGGATTCCTCGGATGAGTTTCGCGAGTTGCGGCAGGTTGAACTGGGAACCGCTGACGTGGAGTTGCTGCGTCTGGGAGCTCAGCAGAGCGATCCGGAAACGCCGGTCCAGGTGCTCTGGAAAGATTTGAGTATCACTGCCACCAGGTTTCCGAACCATCCCGATTCCCTCGCGAAGGGGAAACAGCTGCATGTGCCCAGCTATCATCCGGCACCTCAGCCTGAATCCTTTTCCTTATATTGGAGCCTGGCAGCAGGGATTGGTCTGGTCGTGGTGATCGGTGGCGTGCTCTGGGTGCGAAAGCGCGGTTGA
- a CDS encoding sigma-54 dependent transcriptional regulator encodes MSNSVNKLRVLFVDDEAAIREVMRIELPRMGHDVTICEDGQSALTALDKITFDAAIVDLRMPGLSGWDVIDHINKVSPETEVIISTGHGSIDEAIQAIRRGAYDFLPKPCKLIDIATVLQKVADKRSLQNKNFALESRLKSVEGPCQIVGETPPMLRVKKLIEKIAPTDSTALILGETGTGKELVARRVHDLSARASMPFVPVNCGALPENLVESELFGHRKGAFTGADTPRKGLIEIANGGTLFLDELGELDKTMQVKLLRFLESGEVRRVGDSETFHVDVRIVCATNRDLQEMVGEGTFREDLYFRVNTFEINLPSLRERKGDIPEISRVLLKRHLKKDSIPQDILAPETVEILQEYDWKGNVRELANALEHAVILWDGVQIQPADLPSNLTRNSSVPMSGSTSVNWTEGMEGKTLRDIEMEVIYHVLDKHDGDKPKCAAELGIALKTLYNKLNQYQTRAAG; translated from the coding sequence TTGAGTAATTCGGTTAATAAATTACGGGTCTTGTTTGTCGATGATGAAGCAGCCATTCGCGAGGTGATGCGCATCGAACTGCCTCGGATGGGACATGATGTCACCATCTGCGAGGACGGTCAGTCGGCATTGACGGCACTGGATAAAATCACATTTGACGCAGCGATTGTCGACTTGCGGATGCCTGGCTTAAGTGGCTGGGATGTGATCGATCATATCAATAAAGTCTCTCCTGAAACCGAAGTGATTATCAGCACCGGTCACGGGAGTATTGACGAAGCGATTCAGGCGATCCGCCGCGGCGCGTATGACTTCCTGCCTAAGCCCTGTAAGCTGATTGATATTGCGACTGTTCTGCAGAAAGTGGCTGACAAACGCTCGCTGCAGAACAAGAATTTCGCACTCGAGTCACGGCTGAAAAGTGTGGAAGGCCCGTGTCAGATCGTGGGCGAAACTCCACCGATGCTGCGAGTAAAAAAGCTGATCGAGAAGATCGCACCTACCGACTCGACCGCGTTGATTCTGGGTGAAACCGGGACCGGTAAGGAACTGGTGGCGCGCCGTGTTCACGATTTGAGTGCCCGGGCCTCAATGCCGTTTGTGCCTGTGAACTGTGGTGCCCTGCCCGAAAACCTGGTGGAGAGCGAACTGTTCGGTCATCGCAAAGGCGCGTTCACCGGCGCAGATACTCCCCGTAAAGGGTTGATTGAAATTGCAAACGGCGGAACCCTGTTCCTGGACGAACTGGGTGAGCTTGATAAAACCATGCAGGTCAAATTACTGCGGTTTCTGGAATCCGGCGAAGTCCGCCGTGTGGGTGACAGCGAGACCTTCCACGTTGATGTGCGAATCGTCTGTGCAACCAACCGGGATCTGCAGGAAATGGTCGGTGAGGGAACATTCCGTGAAGACCTTTATTTCCGGGTGAATACGTTCGAAATCAATCTGCCCTCGTTACGGGAGCGGAAAGGTGATATTCCGGAAATTTCCCGGGTACTGCTCAAGCGGCATCTGAAAAAAGATTCCATTCCCCAGGATATTCTGGCTCCTGAGACTGTCGAGATTCTTCAGGAATACGACTGGAAAGGGAACGTGCGGGAATTGGCCAATGCCTTGGAGCATGCCGTGATTCTGTGGGATGGCGTTCAGATCCAGCCTGCAGATCTGCCTTCCAATCTGACACGAAATTCTTCCGTTCCCATGTCGGGTTCTACCAGTGTGAACTGGACCGAAGGGATGGAAGGTAAGACGTTACGTGATATCGAGATGGAAGTGATTTATCACGTTCTGGATAAGCATGATGGAGACAAACCCAAGTGTGCTGCCGAGTTGGGAATTGCCTTAAAGACACTGTATAACAAGCTGAATCAGTATCAGACCCGCGCTGCCGGCTGA
- a CDS encoding DUF1559 domain-containing protein: protein MSTDHPKRCGFTLIEILVTITIIGLLIALLIPAVQAVREAARKMQCSNNLHQLGIAVQSYHEAHSVLPFGVGLDYDGPVSSLGTLEDRRYSAHAMLLPYLDQSVVYNQLNFNVAPFYPFVNAANDDQQELARRFDEVINGPAAAARLEVFLCPSDLDRLQSRWGPNNYRTCNGSSWSGRDGNGMFGQISSVKLDDVKDGLTNTAMFSEHVKGSWDDTLIDPLSDLYNLQGVWTESQFSDACGRLTPQTAGAYQYDVESGQTWLAGNMNWTRYNHVRTPNRTNCKNGFTWDGVILNATSWHTGGVNVLMGDGSVRFVNENINDELWRALGTRAGGEATSGAGI, encoded by the coding sequence TTGTCTACTGACCACCCGAAACGGTGCGGATTCACCCTGATTGAAATTCTGGTGACAATCACCATTATCGGTCTGCTGATTGCACTGTTGATCCCCGCGGTTCAGGCCGTACGTGAAGCTGCACGGAAAATGCAGTGTTCCAATAACCTGCATCAGCTGGGGATTGCCGTTCAGTCCTACCATGAAGCGCACTCGGTGCTCCCGTTTGGGGTTGGCCTCGACTATGACGGTCCTGTTTCTTCACTGGGCACACTCGAAGACCGTCGCTATTCCGCGCATGCCATGCTGCTGCCTTATCTGGATCAGTCAGTGGTTTATAACCAGCTCAATTTCAACGTGGCCCCGTTCTATCCATTTGTGAATGCGGCCAACGATGATCAGCAGGAACTGGCCCGTCGATTTGATGAGGTCATTAACGGCCCCGCTGCTGCGGCCCGACTGGAAGTCTTTCTCTGTCCCAGTGATCTGGATCGTCTGCAGAGTCGCTGGGGGCCCAATAATTATCGCACGTGCAACGGAAGTTCCTGGTCCGGTCGGGACGGGAATGGTATGTTCGGACAGATCAGCAGTGTGAAACTGGACGATGTCAAAGACGGTCTCACCAATACGGCGATGTTCAGTGAGCATGTTAAAGGAAGCTGGGATGATACGCTGATCGATCCACTTTCCGACCTGTATAATCTGCAGGGAGTCTGGACCGAGAGCCAGTTCAGTGATGCCTGCGGCCGTCTGACCCCGCAGACTGCGGGGGCGTATCAGTACGATGTGGAGTCGGGACAGACCTGGCTGGCGGGGAACATGAACTGGACCCGCTATAACCATGTGCGGACCCCCAACCGTACGAACTGCAAAAATGGTTTTACCTGGGACGGGGTGATCCTGAATGCCACCAGCTGGCACACGGGAGGGGTCAATGTTTTGATGGGAGATGGGAGCGTGCGTTTCGTCAATGAAAATATCAATGATGAACTCTGGCGTGCCCTGGGGACCCGAGCCGGAGGCGAAGCGACCTCAGGGGCAGGCATATGA
- a CDS encoding HAMP domain-containing sensor histidine kinase yields MFFTQTIRRKLGVGLGIIFFMLILLAYGAVSGLLSYQNTVADFKYSLDSLPDRDRLIVSVVSLNEPLQKIRHSRPAASAHYQQKFKEQLQDVKDNEIPGFLQKVDRLPDPSLSTWRGFVNSQFSQHSAVMKRLDHLSLMAEQLEDPKQRLKVAEQMILEVAHLESLILEVKEVPSSMKSVIERASRVYRSRYNLVWVTCLIVFITFGCLIWYGYKTVLAPIQELHSGARIVAQGHFDHHFEIKSRDEMAELAEAFNKMTQRFKEKRDELNHKVDERSRQLVRSERLAGIGVLAAGVAHEINNPLSAISMASESLQGRMGDLKPHCPEDDLDVVEQYLGLIQREAMRCRDITSKLLDFSRGQNSVRSENDLVAVIEEVCSMVSLIKRLKGRNIQFSPRGACWAEFNPAEIKQVALNIMTNALESMDVGGSLEIQVREHVDSVTLIFKDDGCGMSPEVMDSLFDPFFTQRADGTGTGLGMSITHRIVKDHGGEIEVESAGPGKGSTFFVELPKKAKLQNKAA; encoded by the coding sequence GTGTTCTTTACACAAACAATCAGGCGGAAACTGGGGGTCGGACTGGGGATTATCTTCTTCATGCTGATCCTGCTGGCCTATGGTGCGGTTTCCGGTCTGCTTTCCTATCAAAATACGGTGGCGGACTTTAAATACTCGCTGGACAGCCTGCCCGATCGCGATCGACTGATCGTATCCGTCGTCTCCCTGAATGAACCGCTGCAGAAGATCCGTCATTCCCGTCCCGCTGCCAGTGCCCATTATCAGCAGAAATTTAAAGAACAGCTGCAGGATGTGAAAGATAACGAAATTCCAGGCTTTCTGCAGAAGGTCGATCGCCTGCCGGATCCTTCCCTGTCGACGTGGCGCGGATTTGTTAACTCCCAGTTCAGTCAACACAGTGCTGTTATGAAACGCCTGGACCACCTCTCCCTGATGGCGGAGCAACTGGAAGATCCCAAGCAGAGGCTGAAGGTCGCTGAGCAGATGATCCTGGAAGTGGCCCATCTGGAAAGTCTGATTCTGGAAGTCAAAGAAGTCCCTTCCAGCATGAAATCGGTGATTGAGCGGGCATCGCGGGTCTATCGTTCCCGCTATAACCTGGTCTGGGTCACATGTCTGATCGTGTTTATTACCTTTGGCTGTCTGATCTGGTATGGCTACAAAACCGTCCTGGCTCCCATCCAGGAACTGCACTCCGGAGCTCGCATTGTGGCCCAGGGGCATTTTGACCATCATTTCGAAATCAAATCACGAGATGAAATGGCCGAACTGGCCGAAGCCTTTAATAAAATGACACAGCGATTCAAGGAAAAACGGGACGAATTGAATCACAAAGTGGATGAACGCAGCAGGCAACTGGTGCGGTCTGAGCGACTGGCGGGAATCGGTGTGCTGGCTGCCGGGGTGGCCCACGAGATCAATAATCCACTCTCTGCGATTTCCATGGCTTCCGAATCCCTGCAGGGCCGGATGGGAGACTTGAAGCCACACTGCCCGGAGGATGATCTGGATGTCGTAGAGCAGTATCTGGGACTGATTCAACGCGAAGCGATGCGCTGCCGGGACATTACCTCCAAACTGCTCGACTTCTCCCGCGGTCAGAATTCGGTTCGCAGCGAAAATGATCTGGTCGCCGTCATCGAAGAGGTTTGCTCGATGGTGAGCCTGATCAAACGTCTCAAAGGACGGAATATCCAGTTTTCCCCACGGGGAGCCTGTTGGGCCGAGTTTAATCCGGCCGAGATCAAGCAGGTGGCACTTAATATCATGACCAATGCCCTGGAATCCATGGATGTGGGGGGCAGTCTGGAGATCCAGGTCCGTGAGCATGTCGATTCTGTGACGCTCATTTTCAAAGACGACGGCTGTGGTATGTCGCCGGAAGTCATGGATAGTCTGTTCGATCCCTTCTTTACTCAGCGGGCCGATGGAACTGGCACTGGACTGGGCATGTCGATCACGCATCGAATCGTGAAGGACCACGGTGGCGAGATCGAAGTCGAAAGTGCGGGGCCGGGAAAAGGGAGCACATTTTTTGTGGAGCTCCCGAAAAAAGCCAAGCTGCAAAACAAGGCTGCATAA
- a CDS encoding pilus assembly protein N-terminal domain-containing protein, whose product MSINALWKRRTMLALACGVALTASPLAAQVPPAPPVPGKIKTNGFKAGTAKKNTPVASTKVKEKVHQLVDQIYESEVELSVQQRHSKILKMKMDVFRVAIADPTKIEVVAFGSQEVEVIGKETGTTTMTLWLGEEANPQILSVQVKVEGDNSIDDLRRMEYSEFQKMINEFFPNSKVQLIPFADKLIVRGQARDEQEAVQIITIIRARSGGSGVGGGGANGAGGGSLFADGQAADPFPGGAVLPEATVIDMLKVPGEKQIMLKVRIAQLDRSAARTASTDLIVQAGEFGWSQIFTGVAQNLANGGSGLVTASLNSKHVDLFISALAQNGYAKILAEPNLVTISGRPANFISGGEFAVPTVVGVGGAQAATTTFKGFGTQLTFLPTVLDKDRIRLQVTPTFSQVNPALSVNGILGLDTQSVSTTVDLREGQVLAIAGLIQEQQRGDLNRVPFIGDIPLVGPLFSNKSVQRDETELIVLVSPELVHPLEPEDAPTILPGMEVTEPGDIDFYFLNNIEGKPDVHHRSTVWYMQKKRIHQQQKDYIHQTKSDKYYINGDYGFSD is encoded by the coding sequence ATGTCTATTAACGCCTTATGGAAAAGACGCACAATGCTGGCACTCGCCTGCGGTGTCGCTTTGACGGCTTCGCCCCTTGCTGCACAGGTCCCGCCAGCACCTCCCGTTCCGGGAAAAATCAAAACAAATGGCTTCAAGGCTGGCACAGCAAAGAAGAACACACCAGTCGCAAGCACCAAAGTCAAAGAAAAGGTGCATCAGCTCGTTGATCAGATCTATGAATCTGAAGTCGAGTTGAGTGTCCAGCAGCGGCATTCCAAAATTCTGAAAATGAAAATGGACGTCTTCCGCGTCGCGATCGCCGATCCGACCAAGATTGAAGTCGTCGCATTCGGGTCACAGGAAGTCGAAGTGATCGGTAAAGAAACCGGAACTACGACCATGACCCTCTGGCTGGGAGAAGAAGCCAATCCACAAATCCTGAGCGTTCAGGTAAAAGTGGAAGGCGACAACTCCATCGATGACCTGCGTCGGATGGAATACAGTGAATTCCAGAAGATGATCAATGAATTCTTCCCCAACAGTAAAGTCCAGCTGATTCCTTTTGCTGACAAACTGATTGTGCGTGGCCAGGCTCGTGATGAGCAGGAAGCCGTGCAGATCATCACGATCATTCGTGCCCGGTCCGGTGGATCAGGAGTTGGCGGTGGTGGAGCCAACGGTGCTGGAGGAGGTTCGCTCTTCGCAGATGGTCAGGCTGCAGACCCCTTCCCAGGGGGAGCCGTGCTGCCGGAAGCCACTGTCATCGACATGCTTAAAGTTCCTGGTGAAAAACAGATCATGCTCAAAGTGCGAATCGCACAGCTGGACCGATCTGCTGCCCGGACTGCCAGCACCGACCTGATCGTACAAGCCGGAGAATTCGGCTGGAGCCAGATCTTTACCGGTGTTGCTCAGAACCTGGCCAATGGCGGTTCAGGACTCGTAACCGCATCTCTCAATAGTAAACACGTCGACCTGTTCATCTCAGCTCTGGCCCAGAACGGATATGCCAAGATCCTGGCAGAACCAAACCTGGTGACAATCAGTGGCCGTCCTGCAAACTTCATCTCTGGTGGTGAGTTTGCTGTACCAACCGTGGTTGGTGTGGGTGGGGCTCAGGCAGCGACCACAACCTTCAAAGGCTTTGGTACCCAGTTGACCTTCCTGCCGACCGTACTCGATAAAGATCGAATTCGTCTCCAGGTAACTCCGACTTTCAGCCAGGTTAACCCTGCTCTGTCGGTCAACGGGATCCTGGGGCTGGATACTCAGTCTGTCAGCACGACCGTCGATCTGCGTGAAGGTCAGGTACTGGCAATCGCCGGTCTGATTCAGGAACAGCAGCGTGGAGACTTGAACCGCGTGCCCTTCATCGGAGACATTCCGCTGGTCGGACCGCTGTTCTCTAATAAATCAGTACAACGGGATGAAACCGAGCTCATCGTGCTCGTCAGTCCTGAACTGGTCCATCCGCTGGAACCGGAAGATGCTCCGACAATTCTGCCGGGCATGGAAGTCACTGAACCAGGTGACATCGACTTCTACTTCCTGAATAACATTGAAGGCAAGCCGGACGTGCACCACAGAAGCACCGTCTGGTACATGCAGAAAAAACGGATTCACCAGCAACAGAAAGATTACATCCATCAGACAAAATCTGATAAGTACTACATCAACGGTGACTACGGTTTCTCTGACTAA
- a CDS encoding tetratricopeptide repeat protein: MNSNGLFCSTLILCTLAFQGCSQLNTQVSKVKSVLPGGKEKDENALAAARSMERQKEWIGAREKYESYLKRNPHSVKACHRLGIVCSHLGDTVAATRYFTQARQLDPNNSEVLNDFGYALYQRGQYEAAEKALAAALQNDAKNPRIMNNLALVVGHQGRFKESYTMFRNIMSEAEAHANVAYIHTQRGEGELALKEYDLALSADPDLTSAGQGAAELALLKDRMLAHKTAEAEAQLAAASAEKQPQPQDSAKAAAPQKTRSLDKPTQLVSLKASAETRAEKRETLTQSKPASEKTKLISQVSLKKEMESAAPVKVQPFRKIPDNPAPVKTATRTASVQSKPVVTRTIPQPKVEANPKPQREEAPLEINPFRSLDEIEEEAPVIIRISNEVPAQDKTAASEESLFRAPGELAQP; this comes from the coding sequence ATGAACAGCAATGGATTGTTTTGTTCAACTTTGATTCTCTGCACGCTCGCTTTCCAGGGATGCTCGCAGTTGAATACACAGGTTTCCAAAGTGAAGTCTGTGCTTCCCGGTGGGAAAGAAAAAGACGAGAACGCTCTCGCTGCCGCCCGCTCAATGGAGAGACAGAAAGAGTGGATCGGGGCCAGGGAGAAATACGAATCTTACCTGAAAAGAAACCCGCACAGCGTGAAGGCCTGCCATCGACTGGGGATTGTCTGTTCGCACCTGGGCGATACCGTTGCAGCCACCCGTTATTTCACCCAGGCCAGGCAGCTTGACCCGAACAACTCAGAAGTGCTGAACGACTTCGGCTATGCCCTCTACCAGCGGGGCCAGTACGAAGCCGCTGAAAAAGCACTCGCCGCAGCTTTGCAGAACGATGCTAAAAACCCACGAATCATGAATAACCTCGCACTGGTTGTCGGGCATCAGGGACGCTTTAAAGAGAGCTATACCATGTTCCGCAACATCATGTCCGAAGCAGAAGCGCATGCCAACGTCGCCTACATTCATACCCAGCGCGGCGAAGGGGAACTGGCACTCAAAGAATATGATCTCGCCCTCTCAGCAGACCCGGATCTGACTTCCGCAGGACAGGGAGCAGCGGAACTGGCATTGCTCAAAGATCGCATGCTCGCCCACAAGACAGCAGAAGCGGAAGCACAACTGGCAGCAGCGTCCGCTGAAAAACAACCGCAGCCCCAGGACAGTGCGAAAGCAGCTGCACCGCAGAAGACCCGGTCACTGGATAAACCCACTCAACTGGTCAGCCTGAAAGCTTCTGCAGAAACCCGCGCGGAAAAACGTGAAACACTGACACAAAGCAAACCAGCTTCTGAAAAAACAAAGCTGATCAGTCAGGTCTCACTGAAGAAGGAAATGGAATCGGCAGCACCGGTTAAAGTACAACCCTTCCGGAAAATTCCTGATAATCCGGCACCGGTTAAAACCGCTACCCGAACAGCTTCGGTTCAATCCAAGCCCGTTGTGACCCGGACCATCCCTCAACCCAAAGTGGAAGCAAATCCTAAACCACAACGGGAAGAGGCACCTCTGGAAATCAACCCCTTCCGATCACTCGATGAAATCGAAGAGGAAGCACCGGTTATCATTCGTATTTCGAATGAAGTACCTGCTCAAGACAAGACTGCTGCTTCGGAAGAATCCCTGTTTCGTGCACCGGGTGAACTCGCACAGCCGTAA
- a CDS encoding acetylxylan esterase — translation MMLQKDDQFSIERREALQNIGWALLSAGLLQAGAPAGSVFAAEQGPGFKDSRLGELKDLNGYFPFTPSESPEAWEERAEYVRRQIKVAAGVWPEPENTKINATVHGKVDRDEYTVEKVFFESSPGLYVTGNLYCPKGKQGPLPMVLSPHGHFQNGRFYDSGETRVKADIEAGAEKYEVGGRYPLQARCVELARMGCMVFHYDMLGYADGVCLSYDLIHRFAKQRPEMSSAQNWGLFSAQSELRLISALGLQTLNSIKALDWVCSLPEVDQSRIGITGASGGGTQTFILAAIDDRIKAAFPAVMVSTAMQGGCTCENATYLRIETGNVEFAALVAPRPLGMTAANDWTKEIETKGLPELKQHFKMMGAPDDVEGKYYSFPHNYNYVSRAMMYEFFNKHFKLGLESPIVEADFKPLTKEEMTVWSKEYPAPPGDEQSEVKILHTLARNNARQIEALTPHDQTSLAEYRRVVGGAIEVLIGRTLPAAEDLETETISEDQLTGYKQYHTLIKNQRFGEVTPALFCLPDQWNRKVVLWLTDAGKSGLLKADGKLVDPVQKLVDGGTAVAGIDVLYQGEFNQIQPAPNEMPVVKNPREFAGYTLGYNHPVFARQVHDILNALAYCKHHESQPQSIAVAGFGFSGVRAAAACAHSPELVKQLAVDPGGFRFAEITNIRDLRLWPGAVKYGDVPGLLSLCEPAALWLASSSAAVPKLVQSTYNSAGLLNKVELFQGKANSQNAAVDWLLKG, via the coding sequence ATGATGTTGCAGAAAGACGATCAGTTCTCAATCGAGCGCAGAGAAGCATTACAGAATATCGGCTGGGCTTTATTGTCAGCGGGATTGCTGCAGGCAGGGGCCCCGGCGGGAAGTGTGTTTGCGGCAGAGCAGGGCCCCGGTTTCAAAGACAGTCGGCTGGGAGAACTGAAAGATCTGAATGGTTATTTCCCCTTCACCCCCAGTGAATCTCCTGAAGCCTGGGAAGAGCGTGCTGAATATGTGCGGCGGCAGATCAAAGTCGCAGCCGGCGTCTGGCCCGAGCCTGAAAACACAAAGATAAACGCCACCGTACACGGCAAAGTGGACCGGGATGAATACACGGTTGAAAAAGTCTTTTTCGAAAGCTCCCCCGGTCTGTATGTGACGGGGAATCTGTATTGTCCCAAAGGCAAGCAGGGACCGCTGCCGATGGTGCTCTCGCCGCATGGTCATTTTCAGAACGGCCGGTTTTATGACAGTGGTGAAACACGCGTCAAAGCGGATATCGAAGCGGGAGCGGAGAAATACGAAGTTGGCGGTCGATATCCACTGCAGGCCCGTTGTGTGGAACTGGCACGCATGGGGTGCATGGTCTTTCATTATGACATGCTGGGCTACGCGGATGGGGTCTGCCTGAGCTACGATCTGATTCATCGTTTTGCGAAGCAGCGTCCGGAGATGTCGAGCGCCCAAAACTGGGGACTGTTCAGCGCGCAATCGGAACTGCGGCTGATCAGCGCACTGGGACTGCAGACGCTGAACTCCATCAAGGCCCTGGACTGGGTCTGTTCATTGCCCGAAGTGGATCAATCCCGGATTGGAATTACCGGTGCCAGTGGAGGGGGGACGCAGACATTCATTCTGGCCGCGATCGATGACCGCATCAAGGCAGCTTTTCCGGCGGTGATGGTTTCGACTGCGATGCAGGGGGGCTGTACCTGTGAAAATGCGACCTATCTGCGGATCGAAACGGGGAACGTGGAGTTCGCGGCACTGGTGGCGCCACGGCCGCTGGGAATGACGGCAGCGAATGACTGGACGAAAGAAATAGAAACCAAGGGGCTGCCCGAACTCAAACAGCATTTCAAAATGATGGGAGCACCGGACGATGTTGAGGGGAAATATTATTCCTTCCCTCACAATTACAACTATGTCAGCCGGGCAATGATGTATGAGTTTTTCAACAAGCACTTCAAGCTGGGGCTGGAGTCACCGATTGTCGAGGCTGACTTTAAACCGCTGACGAAAGAGGAAATGACCGTCTGGAGCAAAGAGTATCCAGCGCCGCCGGGGGATGAGCAGTCTGAAGTTAAAATTCTACATACGCTGGCACGCAACAACGCCCGCCAGATCGAAGCACTGACACCCCACGATCAGACATCGCTGGCGGAATATCGTCGCGTGGTGGGTGGAGCGATTGAGGTGCTGATTGGGCGTACGCTGCCTGCGGCTGAAGATCTGGAAACCGAAACCATTTCAGAAGATCAGCTGACAGGTTATAAGCAGTACCACACACTGATTAAGAATCAGCGATTCGGTGAAGTGACGCCGGCGCTGTTCTGTCTGCCCGACCAATGGAATCGGAAAGTAGTACTCTGGCTGACCGATGCCGGAAAGTCCGGTTTACTCAAAGCAGATGGAAAACTGGTCGATCCCGTGCAGAAGCTGGTCGATGGAGGGACCGCGGTCGCAGGGATTGACGTTTTGTACCAGGGCGAATTCAATCAGATTCAACCTGCCCCTAACGAGATGCCTGTCGTCAAGAATCCACGGGAATTTGCCGGCTACACACTGGGCTATAATCATCCAGTCTTTGCCAGACAGGTGCACGATATTCTGAATGCCCTGGCGTATTGCAAGCATCACGAGAGTCAGCCGCAATCGATCGCAGTCGCAGGCTTTGGTTTTTCCGGGGTGAGAGCGGCTGCTGCCTGTGCGCATTCACCGGAACTGGTTAAACAACTGGCCGTGGATCCCGGCGGCTTCCGTTTTGCGGAGATTACGAACATTCGCGATCTGCGTCTCTGGCCGGGTGCCGTGAAATATGGTGATGTGCCGGGCCTGCTCTCGCTTTGTGAACCCGCGGCACTCTGGCTGGCCAGCAGCTCGGCCGCTGTCCCGAAACTGGTACAGTCGACTTATAATTCAGCAGGTTTGTTGAACAAGGTAGAGCTCTTCCAGGGGAAAGCGAACTCCCAGAACGCTGCGGTCGACTGGCTGCTGAAGGGCTGA
- the lexA gene encoding transcriptional repressor LexA has protein sequence MAGTKANLTQRQQEIYDFLKDKIINRGYGPTVREIGANFGIRSPNGVMCHLKALEKKGLITRESHMSRAIQLCDHSQKRTRLPLAGQIAAGSPVLAVQDDEHIDFGPLFDPDDQFCLKVKGVSMIEDQIADGDYVIVHKQNTCKEGDIVVALVDGQEATLKRYYSEGDRIRLEPANSSMQPIYSKNVDILGVVTGVIRKY, from the coding sequence ATGGCAGGCACCAAAGCAAACCTTACCCAACGACAGCAGGAGATCTACGATTTCCTGAAAGACAAAATTATCAATCGTGGCTACGGCCCCACCGTGCGTGAAATCGGAGCCAACTTTGGCATCCGCTCTCCCAATGGTGTGATGTGTCACCTCAAAGCCCTTGAGAAAAAAGGGTTGATCACCCGCGAGTCTCACATGTCTCGTGCAATTCAGCTCTGTGACCACTCCCAGAAACGGACTCGTCTCCCTCTGGCTGGTCAAATCGCTGCCGGCAGTCCTGTACTCGCCGTACAGGATGATGAGCACATCGACTTCGGACCATTGTTCGACCCAGATGATCAGTTCTGCCTGAAAGTCAAAGGGGTCTCCATGATCGAAGATCAGATCGCTGACGGAGATTACGTCATCGTCCACAAACAGAACACCTGCAAAGAAGGTGACATTGTGGTTGCTCTGGTCGATGGTCAGGAAGCGACTCTGAAACGCTACTACTCAGAAGGCGACCGGATCCGTCTCGAACCGGCTAACTCCAGCATGCAGCCCATTTACTCCAAAAATGTGGACATCCTGGGAGTCGTCACCGGCGTCATCCGTAAATACTAA